In Flavobacteriales bacterium, one genomic interval encodes:
- a CDS encoding peptidylprolyl isomerase, with the protein MRQLLFIPLLLLVGCVQPTGSMDQAPNKWASGKMLSVLEAQEHRDTDKLCSLLANGNDEVREAAALAFASVQDSTSIPCLLNALSDSSVVVRSAAVFAIGFIADSTIVSTLTTNYAQETDSMVRSAYHSALVMAAHHMPGSRSVEELVSLMEKSIGQDRARVADALRRVDANELNRISDTYFKLINDERDSDTKAFLVRGLAKSEDPRKDDLLRSLLSVEQPIAVRVNAARVLGSSNDAISLNELARNIVDPELTLRTAILEALDAKAEQLDPKILLQIQAQVDQLDPITRLNYYALLFPHNTTKGMARDTIRRMMIREPYAEAARFTAMAADEEPGIDATMNAIMLSDAHPAMSYAAYRILAERTLSRMNKPRATPHSQQVEEAAPFFRSVMETGNPGLISAAAEDLQVVHPKDLTTLFPKDLEMASFKSLKAIQDLEARSLIATLAAKRDGAPIPEHPVIAFNHPIDTMRLKQLQQGQRYTIRTKKGTIIIATDVNGAPGSCLAFDSLVTAGYYNGKAFHRMVPNFVAQGGCPRGDGYGGMPWTLRTEISRNLFTTGSLGLASAGRDTESCQFFITHSATPHLDGRYTRFGEVVNGMNVVLKLQVGDVMESIERTVN; encoded by the coding sequence AAGCTCTGTTCATTACTGGCCAATGGAAATGATGAGGTCCGTGAAGCTGCTGCGCTTGCATTTGCTTCGGTCCAGGATAGCACCTCGATACCGTGTTTATTGAACGCGCTGAGCGACAGCAGCGTAGTTGTTCGAAGTGCGGCGGTATTCGCGATAGGTTTCATTGCGGATAGCACCATCGTTTCGACATTGACCACCAACTATGCGCAAGAGACGGACAGCATGGTTCGGAGCGCTTATCACAGTGCATTGGTCATGGCCGCTCACCACATGCCTGGCTCTCGAAGTGTTGAAGAGCTCGTATCCCTAATGGAGAAAAGCATTGGGCAAGACCGAGCTCGCGTTGCGGATGCGCTTCGCCGAGTCGATGCAAATGAGCTTAACAGGATCTCCGACACCTATTTCAAACTGATCAACGATGAAAGGGACTCGGATACAAAAGCATTTCTTGTACGCGGCTTGGCTAAGTCGGAAGATCCCAGAAAAGACGACCTGCTTCGTTCATTGTTAAGTGTTGAACAACCGATCGCCGTGCGAGTCAATGCTGCACGGGTATTGGGAAGTTCCAATGATGCAATTTCATTGAACGAACTTGCTCGCAACATCGTTGACCCGGAATTGACATTGCGCACTGCAATACTCGAAGCGCTTGATGCAAAAGCGGAACAGCTCGACCCAAAGATCCTTTTGCAGATCCAAGCCCAGGTCGATCAACTCGACCCTATAACGCGACTGAATTACTACGCCTTGTTATTTCCTCACAACACAACAAAAGGGATGGCGCGTGATACCATTAGGAGGATGATGATCCGTGAGCCTTATGCAGAAGCAGCCCGGTTCACAGCGATGGCCGCTGACGAAGAGCCCGGTATTGACGCAACCATGAACGCGATCATGCTCAGCGATGCTCACCCAGCAATGTCCTATGCGGCCTACCGGATCTTGGCTGAACGAACACTCTCCCGGATGAACAAACCGAGAGCGACCCCGCATAGCCAGCAGGTAGAAGAGGCCGCACCATTCTTCCGGTCCGTCATGGAAACAGGCAACCCCGGATTGATAAGCGCAGCTGCTGAGGACCTGCAAGTGGTACATCCTAAGGACCTCACAACCCTATTTCCAAAAGACCTCGAAATGGCATCGTTCAAGTCGTTGAAGGCCATTCAGGATCTCGAAGCGCGGTCGTTGATCGCAACGTTGGCGGCGAAACGGGATGGGGCACCTATTCCTGAGCACCCCGTGATCGCATTCAACCACCCGATCGACACAATGCGTTTAAAGCAATTGCAACAAGGCCAACGTTACACGATCAGAACCAAGAAAGGAACGATCATCATAGCAACGGATGTCAATGGCGCTCCTGGAAGTTGTCTCGCATTTGATTCGTTGGTCACTGCGGGATACTACAATGGCAAAGCCTTCCACCGCATGGTTCCGAACTTCGTGGCACAAGGAGGTTGTCCGCGCGGCGATGGTTACGGTGGCATGCCGTGGACTTTGCGTACGGAGATCAGTCGCAACCTATTCACTACTGGATCCCTCGGTCTTGCTTCCGCAGGTCGCGATACGGAAAGCTGTCAGTTCTTCATTACGCACAGCGCAACGCCGCATCTGGACGGTCGTTACACCCGCTTCGGCGAAGTCGTGAACGGAATGAACGTCGTACTGAAATTGCAGGTTGGTGACGTGATGGAGTCGATCGAACGAACAGTGAACTAG
- the lysS gene encoding lysine--tRNA ligase, translating into MSQNLSDQEVIRRESLTKLRALGIEPFPAAQFPVTHTTEQVKSLAVDVNGVEQLVLAGRLMSVRVMGKASFAVLRDHTGDQQIYVNRDEICPGEDKTLYNDVFKKLLDLGDLIGVKGQMFTTQTGELTLRVKELTLLAKSLRPLPVVKTDEDGNVHDAFGDPELRYRMRYVDLIVNPNVRETFLKRTRIFDAMRKAFQTAGYIEVDTPVLQAIPGGAAARPFETHHNALDVPFYLRIANELYLKRLIVGGFEGVFEFSRNFRNEGMDRTHNPEFTVMELYVAYKDYRWMMDYMEVVFAHVAMAANGSEKTTFQGKQIQFKAPFKRITMCGSIKEKTGIDPLEATEKELGELCLKHGVEVTAAMGKGKLIDELFSELVQPELIQPTFVMDFPLEMSPLCKKHRDDDRLTERFELYIGGFEVANAYSELNDPIDQRERFEEQIKLMERGDDEAMFIDQDFLRALEYGMPPTSGIGIGMDRLVMLLTDNPAIQEVLLFPQMRPEKFDQ; encoded by the coding sequence ATGTCCCAGAACCTTTCAGATCAAGAAGTGATCCGCCGCGAATCACTTACCAAGCTTCGCGCATTGGGCATTGAGCCGTTCCCTGCAGCTCAATTCCCGGTTACGCATACTACAGAACAAGTAAAATCCTTGGCTGTGGACGTGAATGGGGTAGAGCAGCTCGTTCTTGCGGGTCGGTTAATGAGTGTTCGGGTCATGGGTAAGGCATCGTTCGCGGTGCTGCGCGACCATACTGGCGATCAACAGATCTATGTGAACCGCGATGAGATCTGTCCCGGTGAGGATAAGACTCTTTACAATGATGTATTCAAAAAGCTTCTTGATCTCGGTGATCTGATCGGTGTTAAAGGGCAGATGTTCACTACGCAAACAGGTGAGCTAACACTGCGCGTAAAGGAATTGACGTTGCTGGCGAAATCACTTCGCCCGTTACCTGTAGTAAAGACCGATGAGGATGGCAATGTTCATGACGCCTTCGGTGACCCGGAGTTGCGTTACCGTATGCGGTATGTTGATCTGATCGTGAATCCGAATGTGCGCGAGACATTCTTGAAACGGACACGGATCTTCGATGCGATGCGTAAGGCATTCCAGACGGCTGGTTACATCGAGGTTGATACTCCGGTCCTACAAGCTATTCCGGGTGGTGCAGCGGCGCGTCCTTTCGAAACGCATCACAACGCGTTGGACGTTCCATTCTATTTGCGCATTGCGAATGAACTCTATTTGAAGCGATTGATCGTTGGTGGTTTCGAAGGCGTTTTCGAGTTCAGCAGGAACTTCCGGAATGAAGGAATGGACCGCACCCATAACCCGGAATTCACCGTGATGGAACTGTACGTTGCGTACAAAGATTACCGCTGGATGATGGATTATATGGAGGTGGTCTTCGCACACGTTGCGATGGCAGCTAATGGTTCTGAAAAAACCACGTTCCAAGGGAAACAGATCCAGTTCAAAGCACCGTTCAAGCGGATTACCATGTGTGGTTCGATCAAAGAAAAAACAGGGATCGACCCACTTGAAGCAACTGAAAAGGAGCTAGGAGAATTGTGCCTGAAACATGGCGTTGAAGTGACTGCCGCAATGGGCAAAGGCAAGTTGATCGATGAGTTGTTCAGCGAGTTGGTACAACCTGAATTGATCCAACCCACCTTCGTGATGGACTTCCCCTTGGAGATGAGTCCGCTTTGCAAAAAACACCGCGATGATGATCGCCTTACCGAACGCTTTGAATTGTATATCGGTGGGTTCGAAGTAGCAAATGCGTACAGCGAACTGAACGACCCCATCGATCAACGCGAACGCTTCGAGGAACAGATCAAATTGATGGAACGCGGTGATGATGAGGCCATGTTCATCGATCAGGATTTCTTACGCGCTCTGGAATACGGCATGCCACCGACCAGTGGTATCGGTATCGGAATGGATAGGCTTGTAATGCTTCTTACGGACAACCCTGCGATCCAAGAAGTGCTGCTGTTCCCACAGATGCGGCCGGAGAAATTCGATCAGTAG